One window of the Megalops cyprinoides isolate fMegCyp1 chromosome 2, fMegCyp1.pri, whole genome shotgun sequence genome contains the following:
- the LOC118769551 gene encoding myosin-7-like, which yields MGDAQMAEFGAAAPYLRKSDKERLEAQTRPFDMKKECFVPDTDEEYVKASVVSRDGDKVTAQTEKGKTVTVKEADVHPQNPPKFDKIEDMAMFTFLHEPAVLFNLKERYAAWMIYTYSGLFCVTVNPYKWLPVYNQEVVVAYRGKKRSEAPPHIFSISDNAYQYMLTDRENQSILITGESGAGKTVNTKRVIQYFASIAAAGPKKDAASEKKGTLEDQIIQANPALEAFGNAKTIRNDNSSRFGKFIRIHFGASGKLASADIETYLLEKSRVTFQLKAERDYHIFYQILSQRKPELLEMLLITANPYDYAFISQGETTVASINDSEELMATDEAFDVLGFTQEEKNSIYKLVGAIMHYGNMKFKQKQREEQAEADGTEDADKSAYLMGLNSADLIKGLCHPRVKVGNEWVTKGQNVQQVYYAIGALSKSVYEKMFLWMVVRINQSLDTKQPRQYFIGVLDIAGFEIFDFNTFEQLCINFTNEKLQQFFNHHMFVLEQEEYKKEGIEWEFIDFGMDLQACIDLIEKPMGIMSILEEECMFPKASDATFKAKLYDNHLGKSNNFQKPRIVKGKPEAHFSLVHYAGTVDYNIMNWLVKNKDPLNETVVGLYQKSTMKLLGILFANYAGADSEQAGGKGGKGGGGKKKGSSFQTVSALHRENLNKLMTNLRSTHPHFVRCIIPNETKTPGAMENPLVMHQLRCNGVLEGIRICRKGFPNRILYGDFKQRYRILNPAAIPEGQFIDSRKGAEKLLGSLDIDHNQYKFGHTKVFFKAGLLGTLEEMRDDRLALIITGIQARSRGLLSRIEFQKIVERRDALLVIQWNVRAFMGVKNWPWMKLYFKIKPLLRSAEAEKEMANMKEEFLKLKEAYAKSEARRKELEEKMVSLLQEKNDLQLQVQAEQDNLCDAEERCEGLIKNKIQLEAKIKELTERLEDEEEMNAELTAKKRKLEDECSELKKDIDDLELTLAKVEKEKHATENKVKNLTEEMAALDEIIAKLTKEKKALQEAHQQTLDDLQSEEDKVNTLTKAKAKLEQQVDDLEGSLEQEKKIRMDLERAKRKLEGDLKLTQENVMDLENDKQQLEERLKKKDFEISQLNSKIEDELALAAQLQKKLKELQARIEELEEELEAERAARAKVEKQRADLSRELEEISERLEEAGGATAAQIEMNKKREAEFQKMRRDLEEATLQHEATAATLRKKHADSVADLGEQIDNLQRVKQKLEKEKSELRLELDDVVSNMEQTVKSKTNLEKMCRTLEDQMNEYRTKFEEGQRSINDFTMQRAKLQTENGELARQLEEKDSLVSQLTRGKQSYTQQTEDLKRQLEEEVKAKNALAHAVQSARHDCDLLREQYEEEQEAKAELQRSLSKANSEVAQWRTKYETDAIQRTEELEDAKKKLAQRLQDAEEAVEAVNAKCSSLEKTKHRLQNEIEDLMVDVERSNAAAAALDKKQRNFDKVLAEWKQKYEESQSELESSQKEARSLSTELFKLKNSYEESLDHLETMKRENKNLQEEISDLTEQLGEGGKSIHELEKIRKQLEQEKTEIQTALEEAEASLEHEEGKILRAQLEFNQVKADIERKLAEKDEEMEQAKRNQQRVVDTLQSSLEAETRSRNEALRLKKKMEGDLNEMEIQLSQANRQAAEAQKQLKGLHSHLKDAQLQLDESLRANDDLKENIAIVERRNNLLQAELDELRSMVEQTERGRKLAEQELLDVSERVQLLHSQNTSLLNQKKKLESDTSQLQTEVEEAVQECRNAEEKAKKAITDAAMMAEELKKEQDTSAHLERMKKNMEQTIKDLQHRLDEAEQIAMKGGKKQVQKLEARVRELENEVELEQKKSSDAVKGIRKYERRIKELTYQTEEDRKNLARLQDLVDKLQLKVKSYKRTAEEAEEQANSNLTKFRKMQHELDEAEERADIAESQVNKLRAKSRDVGSKKGHEEE from the exons ATGGGAGATGCTCAGATGGCAGAGTTTGGGGCGGCAGCCCCATACCTGCGAAAGTCTGACAAGGAGCGTCTGGAGGCCCAGACTCGCCCCTTCGACATGAAGAAGGAGTGCTTTGTCCCTGACACTGACGAGGAGTACGTCAAGGCTTCTGTTGTTAGCAGAGATGGAGACAAAGTTACTGCCCAAACTGAGAAAGGAAAG ACTGTAACTGTGAAAGAGGCTGACGTCCACCCTCAGAACCCGCCAAAGTTCGATAAAATTGAGGACATGGCGATGTTCACCTTCCTGCATGagcctgctgtgctgtttaacCTCAAAGAGCGTTATGCAGCCTGGATGATCTAC ACCTACTCTGGCctgttctgtgtcactgtaAACCCCTACAAGTGGCTGCCAGTGTACAATCAGGAGGTGGTCGTTGCCTACAGAGGCAAGAAGAGGAGTGAAGCTCCTCCTCacatcttctccatctctgaTAACGCCTATCAGTACATGCTGACAG acagagaaaatCAGTCCATTCTCATCAC TGGAGAATCTGGTGCTGGGAAGACTGTGAACACCAAGAGAGTCATTCAGTATTTCGCAAGTATTGCAGCTGCAGGACCCAAGAAGGACGCTGCATCTGAAAAAAAG GGCACCCTGGAGGATCAAATCATCCAGGCCAACCCAGCCCTGGAGGCCTTTGGAAATGCAAAGACCATCAGAAATGACAACTCCTCAAGATTT ggcAAGTTCATCAGAATTCACTTTGGGGCAAGTGGAAAATTGGCTTCTGCTGATATTGAGACTT ATCTTCTGGAGAAGTCTCGTGTGACTTTCCAGCTCAAGGCTGAGAGAGACTATCACATCTTCTACCAGATCTTGTCCCAAAGGAAACCAGAACTGCTGG AAATGCTGCTCATTACCGCCAATCCTTACGACTACGCCTTCATCTCCCAAGGAGAGACGACAGTAGCCTCTATTAATGATTCTGAAGAGCTGATGGCCACTGAT GAAGCCTTTGATGTGCTGGGCTTCACTCAGGAAGAGAAGAACAGCATTTACAAGCTGGTTGGTGCCATCATGCACTACGGCAACATGAAGTTCAAGCAGAAGCAACGAGAGGAGCAGGCAGAAGCTGATGGCACTGAGG ATGCTGATAAGTCTGCCTATCTGATGGGTCTGAATTCTGCTGACCTCATCAAGGGTCTGTGTCATCCAAGGGTCAAAGTAGGGAATGAATGGGTCACCAAGGGACAGAATGTCCAGCAG GTGTATTATGCAATTGGTGCTCTGTCAAAGTCAGTTTATGAGAAAATGTTCCTTTGGATGGTGGTGAGAATCAACCAATCTCTGGACACCAAACAGCCTCGCCAGTACTTCATTGGTGTGCTGGATATTGCAGGATTTGAGATCTTTGAT TTCAACACCTTTGAGCAGCTGTGCATCAACTTCACCAACGAGAAGCTGCAGCAGTTCTTCAACCACCACATGTttgtgctggagcaggaggaatACAAGAAAGAGGGTATTGAATGGGAGTTCATTGACTTCGGCATGGACTTGCAGGCTTGCATTGACCTCATTGAAAAG CCCATGGGTATCATGTCCATCCTTGAAGAGGAGTGCATGTTCCCCAAGGCCAGTGATGCCACCTTTAAAGCAAAGTTGTATGACAACCATCTGGGGAAATCAAACAATTTCCAGAAGCCCAGGATTGTCAAGGGGAAACCAGAGGCCCATTTCTCCCTGGTTCACTATGCTGGCACTGTTGACTACAACATTATGAACTGGCTGGTGAAGAACAAGGACCCCCTGAATGAGACCGTTGTTGGGCTGTACCAAAAGTCTACTATGAAGTTATTGGGCATACTTTTTGCAAACTATGCTGGTGCAGACTCAG AACAGGCAGGGGGCAAGGGAGGCAAGGGAGGTGGAGGAAAGAAGAAGGGCTCCTCCTTCCAGACTGTGTCTGCTCTCCACAGG GAAAACCTGAATAAGCTGATGACAAACTTGAGGTCCACTCACCCTCACTTTGTGCGCTGCATCATCCCCAATGAGACCAAGACTCCTGGGGCCATGGAGAATCCACTGGTGATGCACCAGCTGCGCTGTAACGGTGTGCTGGAAGGCATCAGGATCTGCAGAAAGGGCTTCCCCAACAGGATCCTGTATGGGGACTTCAAGCAGAG ATACCGCATCCTGAACCCTGCTGCTATCCCTGAGGGACAGTTCATTGACAGCAGGAAGGGTGCAGAAAAACTGCTGGGGTCTCTGGATATTGATCACAATCAGTACaagtttggacataccaag GTATTCTTCAAGGCTGGTCTGCTGGGTACTCTGGAGGAGATGAGAGATGACCGTCTGGCTCTCATCATCACTGGAATCCAAGCCAGATCCCGTGGTCTTCTCTCAAGAATTGAGTTCCAGAAAATTGTTGAACGAAG GGACGCCTTGCTTGTGATCCAATGGAATGTGCGTGCCTTCATGGGTGTGAAGAACTGGCCCTGGATGAAGCTTTATTTCAAGATCAAACCTCTGCTGAGGTCTGCTGAGGCTGAGAAAGAGATGGCCAATATGAAGGAGGAGTTCCTGAAGCTTAAAGAGGCATATGCCAAATCTGAGGCCCGCAGGAAGGAGCTTGAAGAGAAAATGGTCTCTCTTCTCCAAGAGAAGAATGATCTGCAGCTTCAAGTCCAGGCT GAACAAGATAATCTCTGTGATGCTGAGGAGCGATGTGAAGGGCTGATCAAGAATAAGATCCAGCTTGAGGCTAAAATCAAGGAGCTGACAGAGAGactggaggatgaggaggagatgAATGCAGAGCTAACTGCCaagaagaggaagctggaggaTGAGTGCTCTGAGCTGAAGAAGGACATTGATGATCTGGAGCTCACTCTGGCTAAAGTAGAGAAGGAAAAGCATGCCACTGAGAATAAG GTGAAGAACCTGACTGAGGAAATGGCAGCTCTGGACGAAATCATCGCCAAGCTGACCAAGGAGAAGAAGGCTCTTCAGGAGGCTCACCAGCAAACCCTGGATGACCTGCAGAGTGAGGAGGACAAAGTGAACACGCTGACCAAGGCAAAAGCCAAACTGGAGCAGCAAGTCGATGAT CTGGAGGGATCActggaacaggaaaaaaagattcGAATGGATCTTGAGAGAGCAAAGAGGAAGCTTGAGGGAGACTTGAAGCTTACTCAGGAGAATGTAATGGACCTGGAGAATGacaagcagcagctggaggagagacTAAAGAA AAAAGACTTTGAGATCAGTCAGCTAAATAGCAAAATTGAAGATGAATTGGCCTTGGCTGCTCAGCTCCAGAAGAaactgaaggagctgcag GCTCGCATTGAGGAGTTGGAAGAAGAGCTTGAGGCTGAGAGAGCTGCCCGTGCTAAGGtggaaaaacaaagagcagacTTAtccagagagctggaggagatcagtgagaggctggaggaggctggtggGGCCACAGCTGCTCAGATTGAGATGAACAAGAAGAGGGAGGCAGAATTCCAGAAGATGCGCAGAGACCTTGAAGAGGCCACACTGCAGCATGAGGCTACAGCTGCCACACTGAGGAAGAAACACGCTGACAGTGTGGCTGACTTGGGAGAGCAGATTGATAACCTGCAGAGAGTGAAACAGAAGCTAGAAAAGGAGAAGAGTGAGCTTAGACTGGAGTTGGATGATGTGGTGTCCAATATGGAACAGACTGTTAAATCTAAG ACAAACTTAGAGAAGATGTGCAGGACTCTCGAAGATCAGATGAATGAGTACAGAACTAAGTTTGAGGAAGGTCAACGCAGCATCAATGACTTCACTATGCAGAGAGCTAAGCTACAGACTGAGAATG GGGAGCTTGCCAGACAGCTTGAGGAGAAAGACTCCCTAGTCTCTCAGCTGACAAGAGGAAAGCAGTCCTACACCCAGCAAACTGAAGACCTCAAAAGACAGCTGGAAGAGGAAGTCAAG GCGAAGAATGCACTGGCTCATGCAGTTCAGTCAGCTCGTCATGACTGTGACCTGCTGAGAGAGCAGTatgaggaggaacaggaggcCAAGGCTGAGCTGCAACGCAGTCTCTCCAAGGCCAACTCTGAGGTGGCTCAGTGGAGAACTAAGTATGAGACTGATGCCATCCAGAGGActgaggagctggaggatgcAAA GAAGAAACTGGCTCAGCGACTGCAGGATGCAGAGGAAGCTGTGGAAGCTGTGAACGCTAAATGCTCCTCCCTGGAGAAGACCAAACACAGGCTGCAGAATGAGATTGAAGATCTCATGGTAGATGTGGAGAGATCCAATGCAGCTGCTGCCGCTCTGGACAAGAAGCAAAGGAACTTTGACAAG GTCCTGGCTGAGTGGAAGCAGAAGTATGAAGAGTCACAGAGTGAGTTAGAGAGCTCCCAGAAGGAAGCCAGATCTCTGAGCACTGAGCTCTTCAAGCTGAAGAACTCTTATGAGGAGTCTCTGGATCACCTGGAGACCATGAAGCGGGAGAATAAGAACCTGCAAG AGGAAATTTCTGATCTCACTGAGCAACTTGGTGAGGGAGGAAAGAGCATTCATGAACTGGAGAAAATAAGGAAGCAGCTGGAGCAAGAGAAAACTGAGATCCAAACTGCACTAGAGGAAGCAGAG GCATCTCTGGAGCATGAGGAAGGGAAGATTCTGAGAGCCCAGCTTGAGTTTAATCAAGTGAAGGCTGACATTGAACGCAAACTGGCTGAAAAGGATGAGGAGATGGAACAGGCCAAGCGAAACCAGCAAAGAGTCGTGGACACCCTGCAAAGCTCACTGGAAGCAGAAACTCGCAGCAGGAATGAAGCTCTCAGGctgaagaagaagatggagggagaCCTCAATGAGATGGAGATACAGCTCAGCCAGGCCAACAGGCAGGCAGCTGAGGCCCAGAAGCAGCTTAAGGGCCTCCATTCTCACCTGAAG GATGCTCAACTGCAGCTGGATGAATCCCTTCGTGCCAATGATGACCTGAAGGAGAATATTGCCATTGTCGAAAGGCGCAACAATCTGCTGCAGGCAGAACTTGATGAGCTGAGGTCTATGGTAGAACAGACTGAAAGAGGCCGCAAACTGGCTGAGCAGGAACTGCTGGATGTCAGTGAGAGAGTACAACTTCTACACTCCCAG AACACCAGCCTGCTCAACCagaagaagaagctggagaGTGACACGTCCCAGCTTCAGACTGAAGTGGAAGAGGCTGTACAGGAGTGCAGGAATGCTGAGGAAAAAGCCAAAAAGGCCATCACTGATGCTGCCATgatggcagaggagctgaagaaggagcaggaCACCAGTGCTCACCTGGAGCGCATGAAGAAGAACATGGAGCAAACCATCAAGGACCTGCAGCACCGCCTGGATGAAGCTGAGCAAATCGCCATGAAGGGGGGCAAGAAGCAGGTTCAGAAGCTGGAGGCTCGT GTGAGAGAGCTGGAAAATGAGGTGGAATTAGAGCAGAAGAAGAGCAGTGATGCTGTGAAGGGGATCCGTAAATATGAGAGACGCATCAAAGAGCTCACCTACCAG aCTGAGGAGGACCGTAAGAATTTGGCCCGTCTGCAGGACCTGGTGGACAAGCTGCAGCTGAAGGTCAAGTCCTACAAGAGGACTGCAGAGGAGGCT GAGGAACAGGCGAACAGTAATCTGACCAAGTTCCGCAAGATGCAGCATGAGCTGGATGAGGCAGAGGAGCGAGCCGACATAGCAGAGTCTCAGGTCAACAAGCTGCGCGCCAAGAGCCGTGATGTGGGCTCAAAG AAAGGGCATGAAGAAGAGTGA